The Lentisphaera araneosa HTCC2155 genome has a segment encoding these proteins:
- a CDS encoding cytochrome c produces MFKKTLFALLSSCLFQVMASPWYNTYDFGPVVSQVVSYKDDPVILRGHAIEFNQRKNKVTAYYDSGSMNFRYLSAGRISFKGTPWDGAHGGNSIIEGDMYLSSSPSLAWAYKGSWQDPREKDFGPLPKNYVHYKGYYLHGDSLVYSYTVGDKVSSVFEMPELNNEGVFTRHFSIAASKEELLLKVIDNKDLKLGKNYFIKASEFKIENNGQGLHFIRIPAGSKDLHFSVSYSAKPLSEIKTRGDLQSYTQGSDARWPQVINMKGELKGYESDYFIVDQIPIPEKNPWGSFMRIAGFDYFSDGDKAAFCTWNGDVWIVSNLNDDLQNVEWKRFAAGMNETLGLCIVNDEIFVNGKDQITRLHDLNKDGEADFYENFNNDCKITKNFHEFTFDLDADKYGNLYFAKAAPVLHGGRGFDETHEHHGVVYKVSADGKNSEIFASGLRAPGGMAINEEGTIATTGENEGTYVQACKINYLKKGDYAGVLHPGNGMKETDKYQDPLCYLPISLDNSGGGQVWVPENSWGDLGGNLIHLSYGQSKAYTVFQEEVNGQTQGGVVELPIQLMSSGMRIRFNPIKSEEAIITGFKGWQTNATLNTAINRVRYKGKKMLRPLEVRSTTQGLYLTFNEKLDEQSVKSLDNYSVERWNYLYSEQYGSAHFATDTPEKVLEEFKKRQSKAVGRIGFPKNQDGEKVYVKAVTLLDDQKTVFLKLHNMKPADNMKVSYAVKTAGGQELNSQIYNTIYQLAEDNRELADMISVADLELQEKINTYPLGAALEMKSSNDWEYDVKVSRLLTLQLEKGSLPSPFLGQGPFSQTYEGYLISSENDKVKFSTLLKGDFHFELNGKTVLAGKEFNKTISSDHIQLAPGAHKFKLTFKSTTEQESYFNLKWQGKKFPLGPISPNSLRHKINAMADEFKRMRDGRLKMAESRCISCHKTDDKNLMPEFYMDSPSLVNVGGRLNKNWMAEWIANPKKFNQHSNMPSLANEQEAKHIAEFLASEMEEDKSESIKGNSTIGAELFYDLGCISCHTRPEETQIKGERLLLSNVANKFKSQALKDYLLSPEKLFKWTKMPNFKLSETEASDLSAYLLKKSGASQIADFKADKSLGKQLFSERGCINCHGGDHENHFAAIPFEDLEGKRKGCLGWRPKINFGFTGKDKYVFRTLFNDKKHAIESQSPHEFSERQIETLNCNACHSRDNAAAKWESFANDIKDLKTHHKDRGHLDQSRPQLTYAGEKIQKHTLQKYLDGSLEYNSREWLLARMPSFPARAEKLAKSMALEHGTYQLNEDEQGSSEQFTVGKKLVGTGGFGCIICHDVGIEKAMAAFEVKGVNLQYSADRLNNDFYHRWMMNPAHIVPTTRMPKYADDEGKSTLPDYGNDAEKQFEAIFQYLKSLNEK; encoded by the coding sequence ATGTTCAAGAAAACTTTATTTGCTTTGCTTAGCTCTTGCTTATTTCAAGTGATGGCGAGTCCCTGGTACAATACCTACGATTTCGGACCTGTAGTTTCTCAGGTAGTTTCCTATAAAGATGACCCGGTTATTTTACGCGGTCATGCCATCGAGTTTAATCAGCGGAAAAATAAAGTCACGGCTTATTACGACTCAGGTTCAATGAACTTTCGCTACCTGAGTGCAGGTCGCATTTCCTTCAAGGGCACACCTTGGGATGGGGCTCATGGGGGGAATTCGATTATTGAGGGCGATATGTATTTATCTTCATCGCCAAGTTTGGCTTGGGCTTACAAGGGCTCATGGCAGGATCCAAGGGAAAAGGACTTTGGTCCATTGCCTAAAAATTACGTGCATTATAAAGGTTATTATCTCCACGGAGATTCACTCGTTTATTCCTACACTGTAGGGGATAAGGTAAGCTCTGTTTTTGAAATGCCAGAGCTTAATAATGAGGGCGTTTTTACGCGTCATTTTAGTATTGCTGCAAGTAAAGAAGAGTTACTTTTAAAAGTAATTGATAATAAAGATCTTAAACTTGGTAAAAATTACTTTATTAAGGCATCTGAATTTAAAATTGAGAATAATGGTCAGGGTCTCCACTTTATTCGTATTCCAGCAGGATCGAAAGATCTTCATTTTTCCGTATCCTATTCCGCAAAGCCATTGAGTGAAATTAAAACTCGAGGTGATTTGCAAAGTTATACTCAAGGTAGCGATGCTCGTTGGCCTCAAGTGATCAATATGAAGGGGGAATTGAAGGGCTACGAGTCAGATTATTTTATCGTTGATCAAATCCCCATTCCCGAAAAAAATCCCTGGGGCTCATTCATGAGAATCGCTGGTTTTGATTACTTTTCGGATGGTGATAAGGCGGCTTTTTGTACTTGGAATGGCGATGTTTGGATCGTATCTAATCTAAATGATGATCTTCAAAATGTAGAGTGGAAACGCTTTGCTGCAGGTATGAATGAGACCCTAGGCCTATGCATTGTGAATGATGAAATCTTTGTCAACGGTAAAGATCAAATCACCCGTTTACATGACCTCAACAAGGATGGGGAAGCTGACTTCTATGAGAATTTTAATAATGATTGCAAGATCACTAAAAACTTTCACGAGTTTACTTTTGATTTAGACGCCGATAAATATGGCAATCTCTATTTTGCTAAGGCGGCTCCAGTTCTCCATGGTGGTCGCGGTTTTGACGAGACTCACGAGCATCATGGCGTAGTCTATAAGGTTAGCGCTGATGGCAAAAATTCAGAAATTTTTGCCAGTGGTTTACGGGCACCAGGGGGCATGGCGATCAATGAGGAAGGAACAATAGCCACGACTGGGGAAAATGAGGGGACTTACGTACAAGCCTGTAAAATCAATTATCTTAAAAAGGGCGACTATGCTGGTGTCCTGCATCCTGGAAATGGTATGAAAGAGACAGATAAATATCAAGATCCCTTGTGTTATCTTCCCATCAGTTTGGACAATTCCGGCGGAGGTCAAGTTTGGGTTCCCGAAAACTCCTGGGGTGATTTAGGTGGTAACTTAATTCATTTATCCTATGGCCAGAGTAAGGCCTACACAGTATTTCAAGAGGAGGTTAATGGCCAGACTCAGGGTGGCGTTGTTGAGTTGCCCATTCAATTAATGTCATCTGGCATGCGCATACGTTTTAATCCAATAAAAAGTGAAGAGGCTATTATTACAGGCTTCAAAGGCTGGCAGACCAACGCCACTTTGAATACAGCTATAAACCGTGTGCGCTACAAGGGTAAAAAGATGCTTCGCCCACTTGAAGTCAGATCAACGACTCAAGGCCTCTACTTAACTTTTAATGAAAAACTCGATGAGCAATCAGTGAAAAGTTTAGATAACTACTCCGTTGAAAGATGGAACTACCTTTACTCCGAACAGTATGGTTCAGCTCATTTTGCAACAGATACGCCTGAAAAGGTTTTGGAAGAATTTAAAAAGCGTCAGAGTAAAGCAGTGGGGCGCATTGGCTTTCCAAAAAATCAGGATGGTGAAAAGGTATACGTCAAAGCCGTTACACTCTTGGATGATCAAAAAACGGTTTTTCTAAAGCTTCACAACATGAAGCCAGCCGATAATATGAAAGTGAGTTATGCAGTGAAAACAGCAGGGGGGCAGGAGCTAAATTCACAGATATATAATACCATTTATCAATTAGCTGAAGACAATAGAGAACTTGCGGACATGATTTCTGTTGCGGATCTTGAGTTGCAGGAAAAAATTAATACTTATCCCTTGGGGGCGGCTCTCGAAATGAAGAGCTCCAATGACTGGGAATACGACGTGAAAGTATCTCGTTTGCTTACCCTGCAACTTGAGAAGGGAAGCTTGCCGAGTCCATTTTTAGGTCAGGGACCTTTTAGCCAAACTTATGAAGGTTACTTGATTTCTTCCGAGAATGATAAAGTTAAATTTAGTACTTTGCTGAAGGGGGATTTTCATTTTGAATTAAATGGCAAAACGGTTCTTGCAGGCAAGGAATTCAACAAGACAATTAGTTCAGATCACATACAATTGGCCCCGGGTGCGCACAAATTTAAATTGACTTTCAAATCCACTACCGAGCAAGAATCTTATTTTAACCTCAAATGGCAAGGTAAGAAGTTTCCCTTAGGTCCCATAAGTCCAAATAGCTTGCGTCACAAAATAAATGCCATGGCAGATGAGTTTAAACGCATGCGAGATGGACGTTTAAAAATGGCTGAGTCGCGTTGTATTTCCTGCCACAAAACGGATGACAAGAATTTAATGCCGGAATTTTATATGGATTCACCTTCCTTAGTCAATGTTGGCGGGCGTTTAAATAAAAATTGGATGGCGGAGTGGATTGCCAACCCCAAGAAATTCAATCAGCACAGCAATATGCCATCCCTGGCGAATGAACAGGAAGCAAAACATATTGCGGAATTTCTTGCGAGTGAAATGGAGGAAGATAAGTCTGAGTCGATCAAAGGAAACAGCACAATTGGAGCCGAGCTCTTCTATGATCTGGGATGTATCTCTTGTCACACTCGACCTGAAGAAACACAGATTAAAGGCGAACGTCTATTGCTCAGTAATGTGGCAAATAAGTTTAAAAGTCAGGCGCTTAAGGACTACCTCTTATCACCTGAGAAATTGTTTAAATGGACAAAAATGCCCAACTTTAAATTATCCGAAACTGAGGCCTCCGATTTAAGTGCCTACTTATTGAAAAAGTCAGGTGCGTCGCAGATTGCAGATTTTAAAGCCGATAAATCATTGGGTAAACAGCTCTTTTCTGAACGTGGATGTATCAACTGTCATGGTGGTGATCATGAAAATCATTTTGCGGCAATTCCCTTCGAAGATCTCGAAGGAAAACGCAAGGGATGCCTGGGCTGGAGACCTAAAATAAACTTTGGCTTTACTGGCAAAGATAAATATGTATTTAGAACTCTATTTAATGACAAAAAGCATGCTATAGAATCGCAGTCACCCCATGAATTCAGTGAGAGACAAATCGAAACTCTCAATTGCAATGCCTGCCATAGTCGAGATAATGCAGCCGCAAAGTGGGAATCCTTTGCCAATGATATCAAGGATTTAAAAACTCATCATAAAGACCGTGGCCACTTAGATCAAAGTCGTCCGCAGTTGACTTATGCAGGTGAAAAAATTCAAAAGCATACTTTACAAAAGTACTTGGATGGAAGCCTTGAATACAATAGTAGAGAATGGTTGCTAGCGCGCATGCCAAGCTTCCCTGCAAGAGCAGAAAAATTAGCCAAAAGCATGGCCTTAGAGCATGGGACATATCAATTAAATGAAGACGAGCAAGGCAGTTCTGAGCAATTCACCGTGGGTAAAAAGCTCGTGGGTACTGGTGGCTTTGGATGTATCATTTGTCATGATGTGGGGATCGAGAAAGCCATGGCGGCCTTTGAGGTCAAGGGCGTCAATCTTCAATACTCAGCTGATCGCTTAAATAATGATTTTTATCATCGCTGGATGATGAACCCGGCTCATATTGTGCCAACCACGCGCATGCCCAAATATGCCGATGACGAGGGTAAATCAACTTTGCCGGATTATGGAAATGATGCCGAGAAGCAATTTGAAGCCATTTTCCAATACCTTAAATCATTGAATGAAAAATGA
- a CDS encoding integron integrase: MMAKMKDFEAYLKGQRVKEKELKYYCHWVEDFARFCKSKNIEPWQSESLTGYETRLRSSHEDWQVEQAGKAVRHYIYWRRKTDVSVPQARQVSGADDQALAELIAKLVEVMRLQRKSYKTEQAYCSWIQRYLVFVKGEELSGENVSRFVSHLAVEKNVASSTQNQAFNALVFFFRYVLEKEVGDLSQTLRAIRKSKLPLVLTREEVCKIMAKMEGVPLLMVRLIYGGGLRHSEAYRMRVKDVDMERMCLTVKSGKGDKDREVPLGESLVEELHEHLKKIREIYDEDRSNGVEGCYLPGALENKYPNAGKEWGWFWLFPANVLSNDPRANKIRRHHVLSSYLSGPYKQALRAAGIAKVATIHTLRHSFATHVLEDGYDIRTLQELMGHNDVNTTQIYTHVMGKHKSNVTSPLDKLRLPPPK, from the coding sequence ATGATGGCAAAAATGAAGGATTTTGAGGCCTATTTAAAGGGTCAGCGGGTAAAGGAAAAGGAGCTCAAGTATTATTGTCATTGGGTAGAGGATTTTGCTAGGTTTTGTAAGTCTAAAAATATCGAGCCCTGGCAGAGTGAATCTTTGACAGGGTATGAAACTCGTTTGCGATCATCGCATGAAGATTGGCAAGTTGAACAAGCGGGCAAAGCCGTGAGGCATTATATTTATTGGCGTCGAAAAACTGATGTGTCGGTACCTCAAGCTAGACAAGTGAGTGGGGCAGACGATCAAGCTTTGGCAGAACTCATTGCTAAATTAGTTGAAGTGATGCGTTTGCAGAGAAAGAGTTACAAGACTGAGCAGGCTTATTGCAGCTGGATTCAACGTTACTTGGTTTTCGTGAAAGGCGAAGAATTAAGTGGCGAGAATGTGAGTCGTTTTGTGAGTCATTTGGCGGTTGAAAAAAATGTGGCGTCTTCTACTCAAAACCAAGCTTTCAATGCTTTAGTATTTTTCTTTCGTTATGTTTTAGAAAAAGAAGTGGGAGATTTGTCGCAGACTCTAAGAGCAATACGAAAGAGCAAGTTGCCATTAGTCCTCACTCGCGAAGAAGTTTGTAAGATCATGGCAAAGATGGAAGGGGTGCCTTTGTTGATGGTTCGATTGATTTATGGGGGTGGTTTACGGCATAGTGAGGCCTATCGCATGCGTGTGAAGGATGTGGATATGGAACGCATGTGCTTAACGGTAAAAAGTGGCAAGGGCGATAAGGATCGTGAAGTTCCCCTAGGAGAAAGTCTGGTAGAAGAGTTACATGAACATTTAAAGAAAATACGAGAGATCTATGATGAGGATCGTTCGAATGGGGTAGAGGGCTGCTATTTACCTGGGGCACTAGAGAATAAATATCCCAATGCGGGGAAAGAGTGGGGCTGGTTTTGGCTTTTTCCTGCCAATGTTTTATCCAATGACCCACGAGCCAATAAAATTCGCCGGCATCATGTGTTGTCGTCTTATTTAAGTGGGCCATATAAGCAGGCTCTGCGAGCGGCAGGGATTGCGAAGGTCGCAACAATTCATACCCTACGCCATAGCTTTGCGACTCATGTGCTAGAGGATGGTTATGATATAAGAACCTTGCAGGAGTTAATGGGGCACAATGATGTGAATACAACGCAAATTTATACGCATGTCATGGGCAAGCATAAATCCAACGTGACAAGTCCCCTAGATAAGTTGCGTTTGCCTCCACCGAAATAA
- a CDS encoding tyrosine-type recombinase/integrase, which yields MEGFKKYLGSIGLTTQQAGYYLAWVRQYAQFCDDRQLDYWAEESLQNYLLENGRLNANWKVVQSEDAIRQYMYWRKGKKEILFENLLSKFKEVLQGDAKSEKTKCLYSAWINKFLKWSDREKGWGIDDFRAYVNKIVLEDQVSVNTQNQAITSLNYFYEKVLFISVGEESKALRARKKTRLPMIMSREMISEIFSRLNGVEFVMVKMLYGCGLRSGELYKLRVGDIDFSEEVIRVVDGSGKVKRVNFLPIILHKELKNHLKWVKELYENDYKLGVADDWSTYYLFPALDLHRNQQGLKLQRKCFSDRILRRKFSQVLDEMGHKGVFKLASFRDSFAVHYLEGGGDIRTLQKLLGHQKVGQTMIYNDLTQLNKRRIRSPLDNL from the coding sequence GTGGAAGGGTTTAAAAAGTATTTGGGGTCAATTGGATTGACGACACAGCAGGCGGGTTATTACCTTGCTTGGGTGAGGCAGTATGCGCAATTTTGCGATGACCGCCAATTGGATTATTGGGCGGAGGAAAGTCTTCAGAATTATCTTTTAGAGAATGGGCGTTTGAATGCCAATTGGAAAGTGGTTCAATCAGAAGATGCCATTCGTCAATATATGTATTGGCGAAAGGGAAAGAAAGAAATACTCTTTGAAAATTTGCTTAGTAAATTTAAAGAAGTTTTACAGGGTGATGCTAAGTCAGAAAAAACAAAATGTCTCTATTCAGCTTGGATAAATAAATTTTTAAAGTGGAGTGACAGGGAGAAAGGTTGGGGGATTGATGATTTTAGGGCTTATGTCAATAAAATTGTGTTAGAAGATCAAGTGTCAGTAAATACTCAAAATCAGGCAATCACATCCTTAAATTACTTTTATGAAAAAGTTTTGTTTATTAGTGTGGGAGAAGAAAGCAAAGCTTTGCGCGCACGCAAGAAAACTCGGCTGCCAATGATTATGAGTCGAGAAATGATCAGTGAAATTTTTAGTCGATTAAATGGTGTAGAATTCGTCATGGTTAAAATGCTTTATGGTTGTGGGCTTAGGAGTGGAGAGTTATACAAACTTCGTGTGGGTGATATAGACTTTAGTGAAGAAGTTATACGAGTTGTGGATGGTTCAGGGAAAGTGAAGCGCGTTAATTTTCTTCCAATTATTTTGCACAAAGAACTCAAAAATCATCTCAAATGGGTCAAGGAACTTTATGAGAATGATTATAAATTGGGGGTTGCGGATGATTGGTCGACTTACTATTTATTTCCAGCGTTAGATCTACATCGTAATCAACAAGGTTTGAAGCTGCAGCGGAAGTGTTTTAGTGATCGAATTTTGCGACGGAAATTCAGTCAAGTTCTCGATGAGATGGGGCACAAGGGAGTTTTTAAATTAGCCTCGTTTCGAGATAGTTTTGCGGTGCACTATTTGGAAGGTGGGGGAGATATACGTACGTTACAGAAATTATTAGGACATCAAAAAGTGGGGCAAACCATGATCTATAATGATTTAACGCAGCTCAATAAACGGAGGATTCGTAGTCCTTTAGATAATTTATAA
- a CDS encoding DUF6959 family protein — MNKSAAIINNQTNCSVVQMPDRKFPGIVLQGDSLNIIYSNLMKVLEQTEGKISKEEFLIILEQAELIEGYLNQYEKSLDESSIELPYSKSFNKTTKDYKHYWE, encoded by the coding sequence ATGAATAAATCAGCAGCAATAATAAATAATCAAACGAACTGTTCTGTAGTTCAAATGCCAGATAGAAAATTCCCTGGAATAGTTCTTCAGGGTGATAGTCTAAATATTATTTATTCTAACTTGATGAAAGTTCTTGAACAAACAGAAGGTAAAATTTCAAAAGAAGAATTTTTAATTATTCTAGAACAAGCTGAATTGATTGAAGGTTATTTAAATCAATATGAAAAGTCTCTAGATGAATCATCAATTGAATTACCCTATTCTAAATCATTCAATAAAACGACAAAAGATTATAAACATTACTGGGAATAG
- a CDS encoding IS1380 family transposase: MYKSFTGWVKSGVWVKLASTKKPQPKNHVLTMPKKIKKTRKSKKECRRKIKKIGITTNCLSSQAGLAPFVNFINGTGICDELAQVFKDLRKSKKGIELEEAFLQLVLFFADGRESSLNTFDTLKENEAWQKLLGCEVALGTAALKRILHKAYTVDVEMIRPLIRRVFLSALKAKNPNKVILFLDSSVYDNDGAKCRAGVKCTYKKKEGYHPINLIWDGMYIDTYFQSGHCSTNHDGVAIEMLQEIVPMIRENLGEDIQSSSNGWWLLRSKDFAACDALKINFICAGKRYSDHKIHANTKLENFDGVYRKKACTWHYLTFQERRKSWPKEMAYRALFLRPTEENGEALLGLESRIILTNLDVKSCSDQEIIDYDHSRGADELTHRAAKDFASERMPCLDFHANSLWYSMGIVSFNLFQIFKRNIAGFSWNCYPTTVRRKLFDLAGKIINKGRSLTLKITPWKMRELKFDQIWEKSLTPWVLPVL, from the coding sequence GTGTATAAAAGCTTCACTGGGTGGGTGAAAAGTGGAGTTTGGGTTAAATTAGCTTCGACCAAAAAACCTCAACCCAAAAACCACGTACTTACGATGCCCAAGAAAATCAAAAAAACTAGAAAATCCAAGAAAGAATGTCGAAGAAAAATCAAAAAAATTGGAATCACCACAAACTGCTTAAGTTCTCAAGCAGGATTAGCACCTTTTGTTAATTTCATTAATGGCACAGGTATTTGTGATGAGCTCGCACAGGTATTTAAAGATCTAAGAAAAAGCAAGAAAGGCATAGAGCTTGAAGAAGCTTTTTTACAGCTTGTACTCTTTTTTGCGGACGGTCGTGAAAGTAGTTTAAACACCTTTGATACGCTGAAGGAAAACGAAGCTTGGCAAAAACTTTTAGGCTGTGAAGTTGCTCTAGGTACGGCTGCATTAAAAAGAATCCTTCACAAAGCTTATACAGTAGATGTTGAGATGATTCGTCCTTTAATCCGCAGGGTTTTTCTTAGTGCGCTCAAAGCTAAAAATCCGAATAAAGTCATTCTCTTTCTAGACTCCAGTGTCTACGATAACGACGGCGCTAAATGCCGCGCGGGAGTAAAATGTACCTACAAGAAAAAAGAAGGCTATCACCCAATCAACCTCATATGGGACGGCATGTATATCGATACTTATTTCCAATCAGGTCATTGCTCAACAAATCACGATGGGGTTGCTATTGAGATGTTACAAGAAATCGTACCAATGATTCGTGAAAATCTTGGAGAAGACATTCAGTCATCGTCGAATGGATGGTGGTTATTACGATCAAAAGATTTTGCTGCTTGCGACGCGCTTAAAATCAACTTTATTTGTGCAGGGAAACGCTATTCAGATCACAAGATTCATGCCAATACAAAACTCGAAAACTTCGATGGCGTCTATCGTAAAAAAGCTTGTACTTGGCATTACCTTACTTTTCAAGAACGTCGTAAATCTTGGCCCAAAGAGATGGCGTATCGAGCTTTGTTTTTACGGCCTACAGAAGAGAATGGCGAAGCTTTATTAGGTTTAGAAAGTCGTATTATCCTTACAAATCTTGACGTAAAATCTTGCTCCGATCAAGAAATAATTGATTATGATCATTCCCGCGGAGCTGATGAACTCACTCACCGTGCAGCTAAAGATTTCGCAAGTGAGAGGATGCCATGTCTCGACTTTCACGCTAACTCCCTTTGGTACTCAATGGGTATTGTATCCTTCAATCTCTTTCAGATTTTCAAACGCAACATTGCGGGTTTTTCTTGGAACTGCTACCCCACTACGGTACGTCGTAAACTTTTTGATTTAGCAGGAAAAATCATTAATAAAGGACGCTCATTGACACTCAAAATTACCCCATGGAAAATGAGGGAGTTGAAATTTGATCAAATATGGGAGAAATCACTTACGCCTTGGGTTCTTCCTGTTCTTTAG
- a CDS encoding IS91 family transposase — translation MKQRTEHSVGEVFRRFGQAYEATHGLQKEQRKTLQDIAMCRTAYLGGHKEICCKCGNERPVYNSCGNTNCPMCQGIRRRRWLKDRLDELLPVSYFHSIFTLPHDLNPIARFNQREIYNLLFRTAADTLLYLSQKYHDATPAIIATLHTWGQDLCLHPHVHILVTSGGMKKDGTWKAGRNDYLFDVFEASEEFKKRFLRKLKNLNKHKKLVNAQGFPEIYKIIEEKPWVVNIQKPFSGAEVVVEYLSRYVYRSAIANGRITAVENSFISFDIKDYKDLDEKGIPRHKDIRMKPQEFIRRFMQHVLPKGFRRSRFYGLFAGAQRTTSKEYCKILFAELLKEFTGSERFKEDAWQPKVCDCCGYSDFKRGQDIQNERPPPILFHYQGRRLHA, via the coding sequence ATGAAACAAAGGACAGAGCATAGTGTAGGAGAGGTTTTTCGACGATTTGGTCAAGCTTACGAAGCCACACACGGATTGCAAAAAGAGCAACGAAAAACATTACAAGATATAGCTATGTGCCGAACTGCCTACCTTGGAGGACATAAGGAAATATGCTGTAAATGCGGAAATGAACGGCCAGTCTATAATTCATGCGGAAACACCAACTGTCCAATGTGTCAGGGTATACGCCGAAGAAGATGGTTAAAAGACCGATTAGATGAATTATTACCCGTATCTTATTTCCATAGTATTTTCACCCTGCCTCATGATCTGAACCCGATAGCAAGATTTAACCAAAGAGAGATTTATAACTTACTCTTCAGAACTGCCGCAGACACACTGCTTTATCTGAGTCAAAAATATCATGATGCGACTCCCGCAATTATCGCCACACTTCATACTTGGGGTCAAGATTTATGTCTCCACCCTCATGTACATATTCTGGTCACAAGTGGGGGAATGAAAAAAGATGGGACATGGAAAGCTGGAAGAAACGACTACTTATTTGACGTTTTTGAAGCCTCAGAAGAATTCAAAAAAAGGTTTCTCCGAAAACTCAAAAATCTCAACAAACATAAGAAGTTAGTGAATGCGCAAGGCTTCCCTGAAATATATAAAATCATCGAAGAGAAACCCTGGGTCGTGAATATTCAAAAACCCTTTTCAGGTGCTGAAGTTGTTGTCGAATACTTGAGTCGTTATGTTTATCGAAGTGCCATCGCTAATGGTAGAATTACAGCAGTTGAAAATTCATTCATAAGTTTTGATATCAAAGATTATAAAGATTTGGACGAGAAAGGAATTCCTCGACATAAAGATATCAGAATGAAACCTCAGGAATTCATCAGAAGATTTATGCAGCATGTACTACCCAAAGGATTTCGAAGATCAAGGTTTTATGGCCTTTTTGCAGGAGCTCAACGAACCACAAGTAAGGAATACTGTAAGATACTCTTTGCTGAACTACTCAAAGAATTCACCGGTAGCGAACGATTCAAAGAAGATGCTTGGCAACCCAAAGTCTGTGATTGCTGTGGCTACAGTGATTTTAAACGCGGCCAGGATATCCAGAATGAGAGACCTCCTCCAATACTCTTTCACTATCAGGGGAGAAGGTTACATGCATAA